The sequence CACAGTCTCAGCCGATCGAACGTTTTAGAACTGCGAGAACTGTCCGCCGCCCTGCGACAAAGCCTGCGAGTGCATGTACGCGCGGTCGCCCTGGTACGTCGAATCCTGCGACAACAGCGGATCGACTTGCGACTTGAACTCGTCGCCCATGTAGCTATCCTGCGAGAACTCGGGCTGCGACAGACCCGGCTGACTCATCGGGAACGGTTGACTCATCGAGAGACCGGCTTGCGTTAGTGGGCCTTGCGAGTACGATTGAGTCGCATCctggaaatattcaaaatacaagAGTTTAAACAATGTCAGTATATAACATACAGGACTGATCTACGAGTTTGAATATAACGGCTTTTATCGCCTCAACGTCACAGTTTGAGGGACTGGACAACTGTGGGACTAGATCAAGCTTCAACAGTTGGCTCTTACTTTTTTGTATAACACGTgatattaaaattagtttttatttccaatgttttaaactACCGAGACAAATATCAACACAGAACTATAGAACCAGGTTGTTTACCACCAGTGAAGTAAATAAACACGTGGAATAGTAGTGGAATTGGGTCCTGAATCTATATTCGTAAATCGGACAGGTTTTGATCGATCTATTACCTGGCTCGCCTGGCTATCAACTGGTGTATTCTGACTCATTTGACTGTTATTCATCGACTGTTGCGTATTACCGTATCGAGGTGGTTTACGGTAATGCGAACTGTTACCGCCGGCGCCGCGCCCACGAGTAGACCCTTTACCGCCGTGTCCAACTGAAATAATAGAATTTCATCGATCAGAGTAATGTGTGGATATTCAGGGCAGATCTTCCGGAATAATCGAAGAACTCAAACTTCCATATATCAGATACGCATTTGATgtaactggtcttaaatcttaagaatggtcttaagttgtcaggttggctatagaactaagttggtcttagaccggTGTTCAGTCCAAGCCGTGATTATACAACCGGCCCAAGGTTAGATGGGCTTAAGACCTTTTTCGAGATAATTGACAAAATAAATGCGGGTTAAAATTCAGAACAAGATTGACTGAGAATCTACACTACTTACACGGTGAAACGACGTGTTGATTGTGAAACGGTGGCGGAGGTCCGGTCGGCATGAACATATTCACCGGCACCGGGAAATTCAAACCCATTCCGTTATACGTACGATTAGGTCCGATAAAACCCATCTGATCGTGATGTCGTACGAAGCCGTCGTGTCGATAGTTCGGACctagattgaaaataaattcaacgtGCATTATCAAAAGTGGAACTTTCAGATTCGGTTGAACAGCTGTAAGTCGAGAGTTAACTCTACCATGGATTAAGttacatcattttcaaattgagtTTACTCCATTTTGAatcagaactgtgaaactggcgTCTGCTGATGACTAAAACATTACTAACCTCCTCCTCCATTCATATGTCCGCGATCGTAAACACTTCCAGGAACTAAAACCTCCCTCGCATCGAACATTGTAGTGCACATAAATCTTCCGCCCTAAAACCAATCATTACAACAGATCTTTATCTACTGGCACTTCAGCATTGAATGAGGACgcgtggcaagtgaggatacCGCGAGGATGTACCAAGTATCACACTTAGTTACTGCGCTtaaatttcttctacattttgaGCAAACTCCATTTGACTTTGGTTGAATATGGATAAATTTACGACGAAATCAATACCGTGCACCAAGTGAGAATATCACATTCATTCAATGACTCGCTTTTAATCACATTAGAATTTGGAAGTAGAAAATTCCACTTCTacgtatttcatttaaaatgaaCCAATTTTTACTAAGTGAATGTGGCGCCATCTAGTACTACATTGGTTCTAGTTTTCACTATTTAAACTTACCGGGTTTGCTGTGTTAACGAGTTTTCTCGGTTTGCTGAATTGAATCATGCTTTCTTTAAGATTATTCAACGGTCCCTCGACCAGCACGTGGTTCTCCTTGTAGTGGTTTAACAGATGATTCCATAACGGTTGCTTCGAAAGAACCTTCGGATTCCCGACGATAATTATACCAAACCTACAACGATATGATCAACAAGATCAGGCTCCAGTTTCATAAGTAAgtttaaattgaaaatcgTTAAGTTTAAATTGATTTCCTCATTGACAACGTGACGTTACAAACAGCAATATTGAACCacaaattttttaatttttcatgaaaatgaagcagaaattattctgattttgagagtattatgatatttttgtGAGTAGTTGAGTTTGTAAAAAGACTAAAACTTATGTCTGCTTGAAATGACAACATTCttcaatcattattatttcagtcgattctctctctctctctcctacTTACCGCGCTCTTGTGAGAGCTACGTTCAAACGTCGTGGATCGTTCAGGAACCCGATACCCTGGTGCTCGTTGGCGCGTACGCACGACAACACGATGAAATCTTTCTCGCGACCTTGGAACGCGTCGACGCTGGCCACCTCGATTTCCTGGTAGAGTTTCGAGTTCATCTTTCCGCTGTACTGCATGTACTGTACGATATACGACCGTTGACCTTCGTACGGGGTTATAACTCCGATTGACAGCGGAGAAATTCCGCCTTGAATCAACTTCGTAGCGATCTTTTCAACATTTGCAGCCTCAGTCCTAGAAAATTGAAACCAGTGcatttgttattttcagtTAGTTATTTCGGTAACTATTTAAACCCAACCCCTACCATAATCATTTATGTATCAGACTCCAGGATCAAATATTTGGAAATGAATTACTTTTAACTGTAAAGTCAAACTCTATGAAGGATTTATGAAATCAGGGGCCATTTTCACATTCATAATTCTGATCTATGAAATAagcatcctccctctgcagggactcgaacctgatggcatcgctacactcagccacggcacgaacccctgcatcagtagaccgggtgcgcaggtacatgcgcagctttccgaacgaaaactggcggcaccaatcagattgctcgttgtataatcgttgaggcaaatttcaaggaagaactataaatgggaaaacccgggctaaaataaaacgggatttctgattggctaaaaatctcatcatctgaactgcgcatgtatctgcgcacacggtcgattatggcagggtttcgtgccgtggcaatctcgatgccatcaggttcgaatccctgccgggggaggatgtgaaataaggggccagttgcacattCATGAGATTTATTACCAGTcttagaccaacttagttctacaGCCAATCAAACTTGGGACTCGTCTTAAAATTCAAGACCACATTTGGAATAAGGTCAATAAAACCGGCCCGTAATTAATTATGACACTGACCTGTTGAGATAAGAAGTTCCGGAACTTGCTATTTCTTCTTGTCCGGTCGTCGTATAAAAGAACATCGGTTTATCGGATTGCGGCCACGGGAAATCGAGATTGTTGCGCGTACGTTCGTCGGCGGTTACTCCGTTCTGTAGCGAACCCTCGTAGAATATATTCGACGGGAACGAACTGAGAGCCGGGTGCATACGATACTGAACCTGCAGACGGATCGGTCGCGTTCCCAACACGACGAGTCGTTCGAATAACGACTGAGATAAACCGGCTCGAGCCGCCTTCTTACACATCACTACCGGACCTAACTGACAATGATCTCCGACCAACACCAACTACAGTAAATcagtaaaatgaaaataactgtAAGATCAAATAAACTACGAATGACAATATAACGGAATCCACCTGAGATGTAGATAAATAAGAATCTTAGAATATCATGAGAGTGACTAAAGATAATTCATTTAGTggtagaaatattttgagCAGTTTCTACTATCTTTAAAATACAAGGTAAAACATATAAGAAGAAACATTTCTTACTTTTTAAAAGGCCTAAATCATTTCAGTAATTCGTAATTTTAAAAGAACTCAATTGAAGATTCAGTAGTATAGTCTATCTCGATGAGGGGGACATTTTCAGAGGCCAGTGTGAAGACTTACCTGTTTACAGCCGAGTACAACCGGTATCATACATTCCGGTTCGGTAGACTGAGTGCTTTCATCGATCAGCGCCGATCTGAACTGCATTTTAGATAAACGCGGGTCACCAGCACCGACACAAGTACAACAGATCACATCGGCATGCTGTAAAATACATCGCGATAATGATTAGATATAAAACATCGATTGATCTCTCGATCTGACGGGGGTTTCTATCGACTTTTACCTGAAGTAACTCTCGCTCGCATTGTTTCTTTAAAGCGCGGAATCTACGTTCGTCGGTCGATGATAATTCGCCGGTTTCATCTTTCAGTTGTTGCAGTTTCTTCAACTCCGCGTATCTACAATCaaaacatgaaatacaacaaacatACATCGATCAAAGATCAGACTCcagtttcataaataaattaaagcTTAAAAACGGTTAATCATTAATTGTTATCCTTATCGACAGCACAAAGCAACCAAtagaaattaaatgaaaaattttgcTTTCTCAGGAAACTAAGATTCAATGAATAGGTCTGAATCCTGCACAACAGTTCTGAATTGAAGAGTTGTCTGTGTTCAGACACACACTTACCCGTCCATGTTCATGATCTGATTGTGCAACGCTAAAAACGACACCGGAGAATCAATAGCTTCACGACTTTTAGCGCAAAGTCGAACAACCTACAAAATAAAGACATACgaaaatacaataatttattctctaaattgTAATGATTTCAGCAAATTTTGAGTAAGCAGATTCTAATCTACCTTCAGTCCTGTTTTGTGTATTTTCTCAGTGAGCTGATCGACGGCTATATTCGACGGCGCGCACACGAGAACCTGTCCCATTATCTGTTTGGCGAGATGGTAGACGATCGCGGCCGATGTCACCGTTTTACCCGTACCCGGAGGTCCCTGAATTAGACTGAGAGGTCTCTGCAGAACGGTTTTCACGGCGTAACGCTGAGACGGGTTCAATTCTGGAAGTCCGGGAGCGTTGAAACGTTTCGGTAGATTGGAACGCAGTACGACGTCTTCGACTTCGTGTCCCAGAAGTTTGTGGTAGATGTAGGTCGACACCGACGATTCATCAACGGCGAACGTTTTCATAGCCGACTGCATTCTATAAACATCACGACACAATAATCAAAACATCGAACCCTGAATGCTGCAACAAGCTCCGCGGATGTCGCGATGAAACTCTTACCTTTCAAATGACGTCGCCTTCCACACAAAATCTACGACGAAATTCCGCGTACATTCGACCGGAACGTCGACGTTATTCTGCAACTCTATCGCAACTTCATCTCCAAAATCTTCAATTCGGTCAAAGATCTAACAACATAGCATTATACTGACACGACTGAGGACTCAACAATTGACTCCACTGGGAAACGTTCCAGAGtttcagataaaaaatttgaccTATTTGAAAACGAAATTATTCAAACCTATCTCCCTATAGAACTCTGTGTCCAGATGTCAGAGACTAGCATCtcattttagattgaaaaagaTACTGTCCGCGACTTTAATCACGTGGCCCACTCCTGACCAAGGTTTATGAGCATCACCTAAATACCGCAGTCTCAATTCATCGCCGTgcatcagcttcatttctggAAGAAAAAATTTTCATCACAAATATATACACGAGGCACGCATTTAgagtcagttccacagttctaggaGTTAGATTCTGTTAATGTTCGATGTTTTAAAACCAAGCGTCGGCAAATTGTAATTAAGAACTGGATTGAGAAGAAAGATTCTGAATTTTCACTACCTTCGTTAGCCTTTGAGAACTGGAAGAAAGCGTTGATTTTCTTGTTCAAACCGGTCACCCATCGTACGATGATGTTGTCTTGCGTTTGCGATTCTTTCAGTTTTTTATCGTAGTCCGATTCTAGTTTGACGAGCGGCCCGAAAATATTCTGATACTGATACGCGTCCTCATACCttcaacataaaacataaCCTGTCACATTTTACCTTAACAATATTTTGCCTATTGTTTCTAAAACCTTTGAGTACAATACCTCAAGAGAACTTGTTGAGGTTCTTCGTCAACTCCAGGTTTTTCTAAATCTTCCAATGTCGCTTCTGGGTTATCCTGAAAAACAAACCACGGACTTTAGAGGACATCTCACGGGATTATTTGAATCCTGTACAATCCGATTAATCTTCACAAACCTTCCACAGTTCTTCTAGCTTATTAATCTGCATCGCGCTGATCTGCCTCGCTCTTAGTTGTTCCGGTTCGGACGGAACTTTAACCAGCCACGACAGCAGTTGCCGATCTTGTATCAAAGGCTGCCACGAACTAGCCTCCCTACATAGAGAACAATTCATATATCTTCAATAGGGAAACACGAAATAATTTGATCAGAATGCACAGTGGCTACTTTctgcccatttacaaatccccagggcccagttgcacagtcgtgaatAAAGTGATCTTAGATCGAAAGTctattacaattcattcatttctcaTTTAATCAACGCACTGATACAGAAACGCAAGGTCAATAACATAATCCTAATTCCCcaagttttccctgattttttctgaGATTTTCAAACACGTACCAGTTCATATCGTTAGACCGAGTTGCGCAGGGTTGCCTGCACAGTAACACGACTACAGAATCAGCCTTCGCCGGAATGAACCCGAGCAGGAATATATTTCTACAACCGCACGAGTAACATTCGAGCACCGTTTCACCGAGTGGACCGTCTTTGTGCAGCGTCACCTCCTTTGCTTTCGCGCGCACTAAGTGATTAACGATGTGACTACCCGAGGTGTTCCCGCGTCCGTTACAGAACCATTTCTTCGTCGTATTACAATAAACGACAGACGCTGGATCGTGAATACCGCAGTAACTGAAAttataaaataattaatttcaataattttcacGTTAAGATTTGTGACCTGTTATTTGATGTTTAGCGTTGATGTTCATCTTTCAGAGTCGAAGATGACTGTAACctcattttcaggtttttatAGGATCTCAGGTGAACAATGGGACAGATTGTGCACAGTAAAATGTGAATGATGGATTTATATATGAAGTTACAGATAAGTGCAGAAGTATTGATTGTACCCAGTTTTAGACCAATACTATGGATCAAATTGCAACGAGACATCTTCACTTTACCagatcattgatatttttacaTTCCAGCTAGTCCTATATCAGTGACAATTAGTTAGTAGCAATACATTAGCACAATGTACCAGTATCAGCTTCaggcctataggcctaccAGCTGGCATTTTGATGCTTTACCCAGATAGAATTGCTCATACACCTTTAACTGAACTGAGCATATTTTTTTagtatagattttttatcaatAGTAACAGATTTTCTCAATGACGTCGGAGCTCGTTTATTACATATAGGTTCCATACATTTCATCGGCAAGCAACGAGTCAAACTTAAATAATCGTTATTGACTGAAATACATAGAAACTATGATTCCTTGCTTCCTAATCGGGAACGGAGGAAGGTGAAAGGGCACGATTAAGTGCCAGTGTAATGAGACAATTTTGGTGGTCCAACGTACAAAGATATTTTCAAGCttcttgaaaaaaatcgcGTGTAAATAAATTGCATGAGTTGTAagggaaatttgaaaattttgaaaaattccaccctagtgtgtttaataacgggaataccactatagtgcgtctacaccgcagcgcggtgtatcgttagttactagtatttcactatgtttgacacgtgctgccatttttcaagagagataattactaattactaattacatcaatacaccgcagtgcggtgtactagcaaaatctatcactgatttatacaccgcactgaaagggttaaaaaatATAGGTAAGGGCAATCTGGGCCCGGCTGCTAGCCGAGCCCTAGCAGGCTTAAATATAAACTCTACCTGCACGCGTGTTTAGGCAAATCTTTAGTGTAATAAGTATCTTCTTCATCCTCTTCGAACGTCAGTTCACCGACACCGTGAGTTACCGCGTTTATATCAACATCTAAACCATTCACTACCGTTAAACCTTCCGGACCATTCACCTgttaaacattgaaaaaacCGACACTGATCATTGAAGGTTTTTAACGGTTAATTTATGGAAGAGTGGAAATTTAGCCGAAGTGGTATTATCCTTATTAACGTTACTATGCAGATTCCAATTGGCTAATTCACATGACGCATGCGCACAGAGGTGGCCGGTATAGGTCAGCCTCGTTACATGATTCTCTACGACCACCAACGATGATGATCGCATCTCAAAGAGACCCGACTAGCTACGCAACCGCAGTTACAATGAATCGCACATGTTGTAGTTTTGGTGATCCAACCCGGCCGTCTCTATGTCACTCACACTGTAGCCTATAGAGGGCGGCCTATAAACAATACCGTAtcggcaaaatatccactttcATTTCTGTATGCGGTTACGAAAAATCACCAAgtattgaatttcaaacagTGAAGAAATTCATGTAGACTTTGCTGAAAATCATAGTATCACTTATAAAACTAGTCTGAGGTCGAGGACACCTTTCATCGTTTATATATTTTGGTTTCAATGTGAATAACAATTTCCCAACCTTGCACAGGTCCAGACCCCTTCACTTTTTGAGGCCTAGGCCTTCACTGGTTTATTTAGGTCTGGGGATAATATTACCTGGCTCTGACTTTGACCGATGTCTAGCTGAGACGCTTGAGTTTGGGATTGGGTCTGCGAGGGCAGGGTAAAGTCGTAGCTATCGAATTCGGAGCCCTGAGTATCGGCGCCCAACAGGTCGACGGTCGCATCTTCCGGATCGTAAAACGTCAGAGGCGTTTCGACGGTCGGTGCGTACGTATCAACGCTAGTCATTCTCTCAGATTATCTAGTCCAGCATCTAGTTCGCGTTTCCTTAAAGAAAACGCTCAAATGTTCGAGTGTTCGTCGCGAGAAACGAGTTCAATAGCTCGGAATATGTCTCTACTCGAGCTAAGTTTGACACGCCATGGTATCCTCGTgctgatgacgtcactatGAACCCTGGGTCAATACGCTTAGATCGATGACGTAGGCATTAATGGTAcctattcaaattcaaattcaaatttattcaacaatttctattttcgatgACTTACGTTTATTTAAAATTTTGCGATGTTCTGGTCAtgagatgaaataaaaattatccgaaatttttcaatttttttcatcaaagcAACAATTGTTCAGACGGCCACAAAACTCGCCAAAAGTGTACCGGGCCTAATTAAGACATTTGCGTGGACCCGGCCGTGTCGTGAGTCAGATgtgatttttcaaatctacaccatgagaaatttattttcgtctgagAAAAATGCGTAGGCCTAGCTAGAATAAACTTCGTAAAATAAAGATCGAATTTCTTAGGAAAGGAACTGCATGTTGCGCCTATTTTTATTGTGCGTGATGCGACAGACAGGTACAGACTAGTGTGTGGGCATACCTGAGAATTACTGTACGACCTGGTAATTCGATTTCTTTATGCGACAAGATTGGCCCGGGCCATAATTTGCACGACTCAACTTGCGCTTGACCTGTTGTCAATGTTCAAAAACGTGACAGTTAAGTTACCCGGTCTACTGCGCATACAATTAGGGACGTTTAGCGATGGTTTCTTGGACGACGCTTTTTGACGTCCCTATGGTagttcaatgaaaatgtaGCCCTATCAGTATTGAATAGAAGAtttgtataggcctatatattatTTGGAAATAAAGACAAATACtcattaaatatctattcaacTTCAAAGAAGAAAACTGGTATCCGGAGCAGTATTCCGGCCACAGAAAAAATGTACAGGTGTGATCAGCTGactttttaaaagatttttagATCGATCAGCTGTTATACACAAGCTGTTATACACAAGACCAAAACAAGTCTAAGATTTGTATGGTTCATGTCTAGTAGGAATGCTAGTCTTCACAAAATTAAGTACTGCGTATGATTTTAGATATCTTGCTTTTGTTCGCGTTCTAAGAACATGCAGTCagtgtatattatatatatatttgtttatgtATGGGTCAGTGTAATGTGAAACGCTGTCAACGTGATATGTGAACTCGTTTCAACATATCTAGCCTACTTTGTAAGATATGTGAAAGCATTTTGAATTGCGACGTCTGGGCGAGGAGAGGTCACTTAACAATCTTTAGCCAGTATGGAAGTACTAGTAGCGAAAATTGCCGCTTTGGCGTTAATGTGGTTTGTGACACTGACTTTCGGAACAGTACCAATTTTAGTTGATATCTTTGTCCGCCGTTATGGCACTGATAAACACAAGAGGTACGTGACTGCCGTGCTGGGACTGCTAACATTCGTAGCTGGTGGGGTTTTCTTGGGCACGATCACATTGGACTTAATACCAGATGTAGTGGAGGAGTTCGTAGAGGCGAAGGTCAAAACTGAATTCCCGCTTGCGTATCTAGTTGTAGCGATTGGACTGCTGATGTTTCTAGTTCTGGagcatttcattttgttttgcttGGACCGATCAGTAGTAGGCGCTGACTCTAAGTCACGACATGTGGTTGCAGTCTTGGAAGCTCACGACGGCATACACGACGAATCCGAATGTGGCCTTCTACACCACAGCCACGACGAGCATTCGTACGGTAGCTTCTCGCCTAAAACCGACGAACACGAAGTACCTAACGAACACGATCACAATCAAGATGCCGAAAAGTCagcagaaatgaaaaaacaggAAGTAGATTTTACGCTGGCTTTACGTTCGTACGCGATAGTCGTTGCGTTGTCGCTGCACTCGGTTTTTGACGGAATGGTTGTCGGATTTCAGAAAACAGATGTCAGCGTCTGGGAGCTCTTCTTCACGCTTCTGTTCCACAAAATCCTCGTCGCATTCAGTCTTGGTTCTAAGCTCCA is a genomic window of Tubulanus polymorphus chromosome 5, tnTubPoly1.2, whole genome shotgun sequence containing:
- the LOC141905076 gene encoding regulator of nonsense transcripts 1-like gives rise to the protein MTSVDTYAPTVETPLTFYDPEDATVDLLGADTQGSEFDSYDFTLPSQTQSQTQASQLDIGQSQSQVNGPEGLTVVNGLDVDINAVTHGVGELTFEEDEEDTYYTKDLPKHACSYCGIHDPASVVYCNTTKKWFCNGRGNTSGSHIVNHLVRAKAKEVTLHKDGPLGETVLECYSCGCRNIFLLGFIPAKADSVVVLLCRQPCATRSNDMNWEASSWQPLIQDRQLLSWLVKVPSEPEQLRARQISAMQINKLEELWKDNPEATLEDLEKPGVDEEPQQVLLRYEDAYQYQNIFGPLVKLESDYDKKLKESQTQDNIIVRWVTGLNKKINAFFQFSKANEEMKLMHGDELRLRYLGDAHKPWSGVGHVIKVADNFGDEVAIELQNNVDVPVECTRNFVVDFVWKATSFERMQSAMKTFAVDESSVSTYIYHKLLGHEVEDVVLRSNLPKRFNAPGLPELNPSQRYAVKTVLQRPLSLIQGPPGTGKTVTSAAIVYHLAKQIMGQVLVCAPSNIAVDQLTEKIHKTGLKVVRLCAKSREAIDSPVSFLALHNQIMNMDGYAELKKLQQLKDETGELSSTDERRFRALKKQCERELLQHADVICCTCVGAGDPRLSKMQFRSALIDESTQSTEPECMIPVVLGCKQLVLVGDHCQLGPVVMCKKAARAGLSQSLFERLVVLGTRPIRLQVQYRMHPALSSFPSNIFYEGSLQNGVTADERTRNNLDFPWPQSDKPMFFYTTTGQEEIASSGTSYLNRTEAANVEKIATKLIQGGISPLSIGVITPYEGQRSYIVQYMQYSGKMNSKLYQEIEVASVDAFQGREKDFIVLSCVRANEHQGIGFLNDPRRLNVALTRARFGIIIVGNPKVLSKQPLWNHLLNHYKENHVLVEGPLNNLKESMIQFSKPRKLVNTANPGGRFMCTTMFDAREVLVPGSVYDRGHMNGGGGPNYRHDGFVRHHDQMGFIGPNRTYNGMGLNFPVPVNMFMPTGPPPPFHNQHVVSPFGHGGKGSTRGRGAGGNSSHYRKPPRYGNTQQSMNNSQMSQNTPVDSQASQDATQSYSQGPLTQAGLSMSQPFPMSQPGLSQPEFSQDSYMGDEFKSQVDPLLSQDSTYQGDRAYMHSQALSQGGGQFSQF
- the LOC141905744 gene encoding zinc transporter ZIP1-like codes for the protein MEVLVAKIAALALMWFVTLTFGTVPILVDIFVRRYGTDKHKRYVTAVLGLLTFVAGGVFLGTITLDLIPDVVEEFVEAKVKTEFPLAYLVVAIGLLMFLVLEHFILFCLDRSVVGADSKSRHVVAVLEAHDGIHDESECGLLHHSHDEHSYGSFSPKTDEHEVPNEHDHNQDAEKSAEMKKQEVDFTLALRSYAIVVALSLHSVFDGMVVGFQKTDVSVWELFFTLLFHKILVAFSLGSKLHKLKHILSLKHIVGMVILFSTMSPLGGIISTALSETVTESHLTEAILVGFATGSFLYVTFFEMLKFDGTKLGNIINCLMVIIGFGIIALEQYITKSVIGK